The proteins below are encoded in one region of Alistipes indistinctus YIT 12060:
- a CDS encoding UDP-N-acetylmuramoyl-tripeptide--D-alanyl-D-alanine ligase — protein MKNDTLHELYELFLLHPHISTDSRRIEPGSIFFALHGEHFDGNRYAAAALESGAVAVVVDDPKVIPLVEEAPCSCGHDDEAHTCDCGDKHESSGCDCGHGSPHEAGCTCEECTEEESRRDSRYILVPDTLEALQELAAYHRSELGVMILAITGSNGKTTTKELVGRTLSQKYETTVTQGNLNNHIGVPLTLLSMTPETDFAVVEMGANHRHEIEKLCAIARPDFGLITNIGRSHLEGFGGPEGVRKGKGELLDYLAANSGTAFYLSDDAVLSEMVAERPNLYAIPYNASGLTRDDDGEMIGVRWEGLTIHSKLVGDYNLNNIAAALAMAAYFAVAPEGAAAAIADYTPDNNRSQKQVTAHNTLILDAYNANPSSMQAALENFAATVSAQPKAVILGDMRELGEYAAAEHARMIELMHRLQISEAYLVGDRFALAGANTPGYRPFADTEALRAYLAEHPLRDRFILIKGSRGIQLEKVVDLL, from the coding sequence ATGAAAAACGACACGCTGCACGAACTATACGAACTATTCTTGCTGCACCCGCACATTTCGACCGACAGCCGCCGGATCGAACCGGGTTCGATCTTCTTCGCACTGCACGGCGAGCATTTCGACGGAAACCGGTATGCCGCCGCAGCTCTGGAAAGCGGCGCGGTTGCCGTCGTGGTAGACGATCCGAAAGTAATCCCGCTGGTCGAGGAGGCTCCGTGCTCTTGCGGCCACGACGATGAAGCCCATACCTGCGACTGCGGCGACAAACACGAAAGTTCCGGGTGCGATTGCGGACACGGATCACCCCACGAAGCAGGATGCACCTGCGAAGAGTGCACGGAAGAAGAGTCCCGGCGAGACAGCCGTTACATCCTCGTCCCCGACACGCTGGAGGCATTGCAGGAGTTGGCCGCCTACCACAGGAGCGAACTGGGCGTGATGATTCTCGCGATCACCGGCAGCAACGGCAAGACCACGACCAAGGAGTTGGTCGGCCGTACGCTGTCGCAGAAATACGAAACGACCGTCACCCAGGGCAACCTGAACAACCACATCGGGGTTCCGCTGACACTGCTGTCGATGACGCCAGAAACCGATTTCGCCGTGGTCGAAATGGGAGCGAACCACCGGCACGAGATCGAAAAGCTCTGCGCGATCGCCCGCCCCGATTTCGGGTTGATTACGAACATCGGACGTTCCCACCTCGAAGGTTTCGGCGGACCGGAAGGCGTCCGCAAAGGCAAAGGCGAACTGCTCGACTACCTGGCCGCGAACAGCGGCACGGCATTCTACCTGAGCGACGATGCCGTCCTGAGTGAAATGGTCGCCGAGCGCCCGAACCTATACGCCATCCCGTACAACGCTTCCGGCCTGACACGCGATGACGACGGTGAAATGATCGGCGTCCGTTGGGAAGGACTCACGATCCACAGCAAGCTGGTCGGCGACTACAACCTGAACAACATCGCCGCCGCACTGGCGATGGCCGCCTACTTCGCCGTCGCCCCGGAAGGGGCCGCCGCAGCGATCGCCGATTACACGCCGGACAACAACCGCTCGCAAAAGCAAGTGACGGCGCACAACACCCTGATCCTCGACGCATACAATGCAAATCCGTCGAGCATGCAGGCCGCGCTGGAAAATTTCGCCGCCACGGTCTCCGCTCAACCCAAAGCCGTCATCCTGGGCGACATGCGCGAACTGGGCGAATACGCCGCAGCGGAACACGCGCGCATGATCGAACTGATGCACCGGTTACAGATCAGCGAAGCCTACCTAGTAGGCGACCGTTTCGCTCTCGCGGGAGCCAACACGCCGGGTTACCGGCCCTTCGCAGACACGGAAGCGCTGCGTGCCTATCTCGCCGAACATCCCCTGCGCGACCGTTTCATTCTGATCAAGGGTTCGCGCGGCATCCAGCTCGAAAAGGTCGTAGACCTGCTCTGA
- a CDS encoding mannose-1-phosphate guanylyltransferase, whose amino-acid sequence MDQNRYCIIMAGGIGSRFWPISRRSQPKQFLDILGTGKSFIRHTYERFAKIIPPENFLVATNSIYKPLVLEHLPELKAHQVLCEPVGRNTAPCIAYAAWRLRSVNPDATMIVTPADHLILNEEEFRKVISESAEFTERQHAMMTIGIQPSRPDTGYGYIQIDPVPVDGRPAIRKVKTFTEKPNLEMAKIFIESGEFFWNSGIFIWKVGTIMENLNEFLPELQQLFASAEGKYGTPAEQQAIDDIYPACRSISIDFGVMEKARNVYVRCSDFGWSDIGTWGSLYQHSAKDPEGNVESAPCLFYDTKGCIVKNKEGKLTVIEGLEEYIVVDTDDVLMICPKSNEQNIKKFIDDVKYKIGDKFI is encoded by the coding sequence ATGGATCAAAACCGCTACTGCATTATCATGGCGGGAGGCATCGGCAGCCGTTTCTGGCCGATCAGCCGCCGCTCGCAGCCCAAACAGTTCCTCGATATCCTCGGTACCGGCAAAAGTTTCATCCGCCATACTTACGAACGCTTCGCCAAGATCATCCCGCCGGAGAACTTCCTCGTAGCGACCAACAGCATCTACAAACCGCTGGTACTCGAACACCTGCCCGAGCTGAAAGCGCATCAGGTACTCTGCGAACCGGTCGGGCGCAATACGGCCCCCTGCATCGCCTACGCCGCATGGCGGCTCCGAAGCGTCAATCCCGACGCAACGATGATCGTCACCCCCGCCGACCACCTGATCCTCAACGAAGAGGAGTTCCGCAAAGTAATATCCGAAAGCGCCGAATTCACCGAACGGCAACATGCGATGATGACCATAGGCATCCAGCCCAGCCGCCCCGACACCGGATACGGTTATATCCAGATCGACCCGGTACCGGTCGACGGCCGCCCGGCTATCCGCAAGGTCAAGACCTTCACCGAAAAACCGAATCTCGAGATGGCCAAAATCTTCATCGAAAGCGGTGAATTTTTCTGGAATTCAGGCATCTTCATCTGGAAGGTCGGCACGATCATGGAGAACCTGAACGAATTCCTGCCCGAACTGCAACAACTATTCGCTTCGGCAGAAGGCAAATACGGCACCCCGGCCGAACAGCAGGCCATCGACGACATCTATCCCGCATGCCGCAGCATTTCGATCGACTTCGGCGTGATGGAGAAGGCGCGCAACGTTTATGTACGGTGCAGCGACTTCGGATGGTCCGATATCGGCACCTGGGGTTCGCTCTACCAACACTCGGCCAAGGACCCCGAAGGCAATGTGGAGAGCGCTCCGTGCCTGTTCTACGACACCAAAGGATGTATTGTCAAGAACAAAGAGGGTAAACTGACCGTTATCGAAGGGCTCGAGGAGTACATCGTGGTCGACACCGACGACGTGCTGATGATCTGTCCGAAGAGCAACGAGCAGAACATCAAGAAATTCATCGACGACGTCAAATACAAGATCGGAGACAAATTCATCTGA
- the pssA gene encoding CDP-diacylglycerol--serine O-phosphatidyltransferase → MKIKLFTFPNILTLCNLLCGAGATVAALRYGDLFWPLVLIVTAAVFDFLDGFAARLLKSYSPLGKELDSLADCISFGMAPAAVLLNVYYAAGGEGLWGYSVFVLAAFSALRLAKFNIDENQTTQFIGLPSPASALLVAASGYLVGTGQYAVGPWFAVGLAAVLSYLLVCNVPMFALKFKHYGFRGNEVRYIFAVCALLSLAIWHIVAIPFIIVAYVAVSLAVRAACFRKS, encoded by the coding sequence ATGAAAATCAAACTGTTTACATTTCCCAATATCCTGACCCTGTGTAATCTGCTCTGCGGAGCCGGGGCGACGGTGGCGGCGCTGCGCTACGGCGACCTGTTCTGGCCGTTGGTGCTGATCGTGACGGCCGCCGTGTTCGACTTCCTCGACGGCTTTGCCGCACGGCTGCTGAAAAGTTACTCGCCGCTGGGTAAGGAACTCGATTCGCTGGCCGACTGCATCAGTTTCGGAATGGCACCTGCCGCCGTATTGCTGAACGTGTATTATGCCGCGGGGGGCGAGGGGCTGTGGGGGTATTCCGTGTTCGTGCTAGCGGCTTTCTCTGCGCTCCGGCTGGCGAAATTCAATATCGACGAAAACCAGACGACGCAGTTCATCGGCCTGCCTTCGCCCGCTTCAGCCCTGCTGGTCGCCGCTTCGGGATACCTGGTCGGAACGGGACAGTATGCCGTTGGTCCGTGGTTCGCGGTGGGCCTGGCCGCCGTGCTGAGCTACCTGCTGGTGTGCAACGTGCCGATGTTCGCGCTTAAATTCAAACATTATGGATTCCGCGGCAACGAGGTGCGCTATATCTTTGCGGTATGCGCCCTGCTGTCGCTGGCAATCTGGCATATCGTGGCCATTCCTTTCATCATCGTCGCCTATGTCGCCGTGTCGCTGGCGGTGCGTGCCGCCTGTTTTCGCAAGTCGTAA